One genomic segment of Natranaeroarchaeum aerophilus includes these proteins:
- a CDS encoding sensor histidine kinase — MTDHSSVERFAETRPSRSTPAVVLLADSEDYRTKVQSALSDTVPLATVDTPHDITISEFDLAIVAEGKLPDGVVEGQRPCKTPILYITADESSVPPCVWRVITDVVRPCAPTSSLSARIHNTLSNPSDRRAQDGLVGIDCVPDPTVSVDVIDGSRFVRHANTAFETEFGFDPGDVTDRRLEELIVPDVSREYTTDLTNRAVAGETIERVLRRDTRHGRRDYLVRMVESHHCEADLWITYTDVTNKRCREQQVKVLNRVLRHNLRNDMNVILGNVERLLSKVDDQRAAEVGEEIRQAAESLVGLGDTASTLRETWDSVDPTAIDLVQVAERVRRDVRRQTPSAEIQLTTPERCWVSGDSRLVAAVSELVENAIDHTPSGTDIGLRVESGGDWARISVLDDGPGLPQSERAVLNGDAETPLDHGSGLGLWIVNWIVSISGGQLEVDVEEESGTAVTISLPAADVETE, encoded by the coding sequence ATGACAGACCACAGTAGTGTGGAGCGGTTCGCGGAGACTCGGCCCTCACGTTCCACGCCAGCGGTGGTTCTCCTGGCAGATTCTGAGGACTACCGAACGAAGGTTCAGTCCGCGCTGTCCGACACTGTTCCACTGGCAACGGTAGATACCCCCCACGACATCACGATATCGGAGTTCGATCTTGCCATCGTCGCGGAGGGAAAGCTTCCGGATGGGGTGGTTGAAGGACAGAGACCGTGCAAGACGCCGATTCTATACATTACAGCCGATGAATCAAGCGTTCCGCCCTGCGTCTGGAGGGTGATTACTGACGTAGTTCGTCCCTGTGCACCGACGTCATCTCTGAGCGCGCGCATCCACAACACCCTCAGTAACCCGAGTGATCGTCGGGCACAGGACGGCCTCGTTGGTATCGATTGCGTCCCGGATCCCACGGTATCGGTCGACGTCATCGACGGGAGCCGGTTCGTGAGACATGCCAACACTGCGTTCGAGACGGAGTTCGGCTTCGATCCGGGGGACGTGACGGACAGGCGGCTCGAAGAACTGATCGTCCCGGACGTGTCGAGAGAGTACACCACGGACCTCACCAATCGAGCGGTAGCCGGAGAAACCATCGAACGCGTCCTTCGCCGGGATACGCGACACGGGCGACGGGATTACCTCGTTCGGATGGTCGAATCCCACCACTGCGAAGCCGACCTGTGGATCACGTATACCGACGTGACGAACAAGCGGTGTCGGGAACAACAGGTCAAGGTGCTCAACCGCGTGCTCCGTCACAACCTCCGCAACGACATGAACGTCATCCTCGGGAACGTCGAGCGGCTACTCTCCAAGGTCGACGACCAGCGTGCGGCGGAGGTCGGCGAAGAAATCAGGCAGGCAGCCGAAAGTCTCGTCGGACTGGGCGATACAGCAAGTACCCTCCGGGAAACCTGGGACAGCGTCGACCCGACTGCGATCGATCTCGTACAGGTCGCTGAGCGTGTACGACGGGATGTTCGCAGGCAGACGCCCTCGGCGGAAATCCAGCTAACAACCCCGGAACGGTGCTGGGTGAGCGGCGATTCCCGACTGGTTGCGGCGGTCTCCGAGCTGGTCGAAAACGCGATCGATCATACACCCTCTGGCACGGACATCGGGCTGAGGGTCGAATCGGGCGGAGACTGGGCGCGGATCAGTGTGCTCGACGACGGACCGGGACTGCCACAGTCGGAACGGGCGGTCCTCAACGGGGACGCGGAGACACCGCTTGATCACGGCAGTGGACTGGGTCTGTGGATCGTCAACTGGATCGTCTCGATTTCGGGCGGGCAACTCGAAGTCGATGTCGAGGAGGAATCCGGTACGGCCGTAACGATCTCGTTACCGGCTGCTGACGTCGAGACGGAGTGA
- a CDS encoding ATP-dependent helicase encodes MGWKELTESVGETHIDRQVVTDGDVLERLDPLVQEWWVREFGEYVDENEGFFTPPQKEAIPLIDDDEHTLICAPTGSGKTLASFTAIIDELFTREREQGLDNSVYCLYVSPLKSLANDIHRNLTVPLDGIAEIERERDDTDNASNIHHAIRHGDTKDSERQRMLDETPHILNTTPETLAILLNSPKFREKLRTVEYVVVDEIHALASGKRGTHLSVSLERLEALADGSPTRIGCSATIDPLSTVAEFLVGQGEPGGNPRPYEIVDARFAREFDIQLQSPTADLIHTRRDVIQDRFYRKLHDLIADHTNTLVFTNTRSGAERVLHNLRERFEGYDEDNSGCHHGSLSKDERERIEGALKDGSLEFVTTSTSLELGIDMPHVDLVVQVGSPKSVASLLQRVGRAGHRVGQTVTGRVIALDRDELIECAVMLKKAEEGFVDSVDIPSKPQDVAAQHVYGMAIAEIRPEVEVLNILRRAYPYRNYTDEEFEQLARYLTADYEGLEAKNVYAKIWRDQNDPPEGEHHHEEFSVGMPLIGKRGRLARVIYMTNIGTIPDSFSCDVCTRASDEWVGQLDETYLDTLEPGDVFVLGGSNFEYRYRRGSKVYVDRTSARPTVPSWYSERLPLSYDLGKEVLRFQREIVDQYEDGDAAAVRHWLREFPLDDDSVRAIARIFEHQIRYAGPESVSTDERLAIEVERDHDEYERRFHVHSNYGRQFNDGLSRLLAYRCAQETNANVTVAVADNGFTISMPLNRKVDVQGIIEDTAPENTRELLRSSLDGTDLLQRYFRINATRSLMILKRYKGYEKSASEQQVSSEMLLGFAQDLENFAVIEETYREIIEDKLDIVGIEEVLGAIQRGDIDVVSHPVDSPTPRAFGLATLSASDVVLAEDESAVLQSFHERVMQELDHPDADRVSGSVGTGE; translated from the coding sequence ATGGGCTGGAAAGAGCTGACCGAGAGCGTCGGTGAGACCCATATCGACAGACAGGTTGTCACCGACGGCGACGTTCTAGAACGGCTCGATCCGCTCGTCCAGGAGTGGTGGGTACGGGAGTTCGGAGAATACGTCGACGAGAACGAGGGCTTTTTTACGCCGCCTCAGAAGGAAGCCATCCCCCTGATCGACGACGACGAGCATACGCTGATCTGTGCGCCGACGGGCAGCGGCAAGACGCTCGCCAGCTTCACCGCAATTATCGACGAACTGTTCACCCGAGAACGGGAGCAGGGGCTCGACAATTCGGTCTACTGTCTGTACGTCTCCCCGCTGAAATCGCTCGCGAACGACATCCACCGGAACCTGACCGTCCCACTCGACGGCATCGCCGAGATCGAACGCGAACGCGACGACACCGACAACGCATCGAACATCCATCATGCGATTCGTCACGGTGATACGAAAGACAGCGAACGCCAGCGGATGCTCGACGAGACGCCACATATCCTCAATACAACGCCGGAGACGCTCGCAATCTTGCTCAACTCCCCGAAGTTCCGCGAGAAACTCCGGACCGTGGAGTACGTCGTCGTCGACGAAATTCACGCGCTGGCATCGGGCAAGCGGGGCACGCACCTGAGCGTGAGTCTCGAACGGCTCGAAGCACTCGCCGACGGCTCGCCCACTCGCATCGGCTGCTCGGCGACGATCGATCCACTCTCGACGGTCGCGGAGTTCCTCGTCGGACAAGGCGAACCCGGTGGCAACCCCCGACCATACGAGATCGTCGATGCACGGTTTGCCCGCGAGTTCGACATCCAGCTGCAGTCACCGACCGCCGACCTGATCCACACGCGACGTGACGTGATCCAGGACCGGTTCTACCGCAAGCTACACGACCTGATCGCCGACCACACCAACACGCTCGTCTTTACGAACACCCGATCCGGGGCCGAGCGCGTCCTGCACAACCTCCGCGAACGCTTCGAGGGGTACGACGAGGACAACTCCGGCTGTCACCACGGCAGTCTCTCGAAGGACGAGCGCGAACGGATCGAAGGGGCTCTCAAAGACGGATCGCTGGAATTCGTGACGACCTCGACGAGTCTCGAACTGGGAATCGACATGCCACATGTCGATCTTGTGGTACAGGTGGGGAGTCCGAAGTCCGTCGCCTCGCTGCTCCAGCGCGTCGGACGAGCGGGTCACCGCGTCGGCCAGACCGTCACTGGGCGAGTCATCGCCCTCGATCGCGACGAACTCATCGAGTGTGCGGTCATGCTCAAAAAGGCCGAGGAGGGGTTCGTCGACAGTGTCGATATCCCGTCGAAGCCACAGGACGTCGCAGCCCAACACGTGTACGGGATGGCGATCGCGGAGATCCGCCCCGAAGTAGAAGTTCTAAACATTCTACGTCGAGCCTACCCCTACAGAAACTACACCGACGAAGAATTCGAGCAACTCGCTCGCTACCTGACGGCCGACTACGAGGGACTCGAAGCAAAGAACGTCTACGCCAAGATCTGGCGGGACCAGAACGATCCGCCGGAGGGCGAACATCACCACGAGGAGTTTTCCGTCGGAATGCCGTTGATCGGAAAACGCGGTCGACTCGCACGCGTTATTTATATGACGAATATCGGGACGATCCCCGACTCGTTTAGCTGTGATGTCTGTACCCGTGCAAGCGACGAGTGGGTCGGACAGCTCGACGAAACATACCTCGACACCCTCGAACCGGGCGATGTCTTCGTCCTCGGCGGGTCGAACTTCGAGTACCGGTATCGCCGGGGATCGAAGGTCTACGTCGATCGAACGAGCGCCCGTCCGACAGTCCCCTCGTGGTACTCCGAGCGCCTCCCACTCTCATACGATCTCGGAAAAGAGGTCCTGCGATTCCAGCGCGAGATCGTCGACCAGTACGAGGATGGCGACGCGGCCGCTGTCCGTCACTGGCTCCGGGAATTCCCGCTCGACGACGACAGTGTCCGGGCGATCGCACGAATCTTCGAACACCAGATCCGCTATGCGGGACCCGAAAGCGTCAGTACCGATGAGCGACTGGCGATCGAAGTCGAGCGGGATCACGACGAGTACGAGCGGCGGTTTCACGTCCACTCGAACTACGGCCGACAGTTCAACGACGGCCTCTCGCGCCTGCTTGCCTATCGCTGTGCACAGGAGACGAACGCCAACGTGACCGTCGCAGTCGCGGATAACGGTTTTACCATCTCGATGCCACTGAACCGAAAAGTCGACGTACAGGGTATCATAGAAGATACTGCCCCCGAAAACACCAGAGAACTGTTACGGTCGAGCCTCGACGGGACCGACCTGCTCCAGCGGTACTTTCGGATCAACGCAACCCGCTCACTGATGATCCTCAAACGGTACAAGGGCTACGAGAAGTCTGCGAGCGAACAGCAGGTATCCAGCGAGATGTTGCTCGGGTTTGCACAGGATCTGGAGAACTTCGCCGTCATCGAGGAGACGTACCGCGAGATTATCGAGGACAAACTCGATATCGTGGGGATCGAGGAGGTACTGGGGGCGATCCAGCGCGGCGATATCGACGTCGTCAGTCACCCGGTCGACTCGCCGACACCGCGCGCGTTCGGACTGGCCACGCTGTCCGCCAGCGATGTCGTACTGGCAGAGGACGAAAGCGCCGTCCTGCAGTCGTTCCACGAGCGTGTTATGCAGGAACTCGACCATCCGGACGCCGACCGTGTGAGTGGATCGGTGGGCACCGGGGAGTAG
- a CDS encoding winged helix-turn-helix transcriptional regulator, producing MKLRQPTDFLILEALHAYGRNVAPNLAHITGKSRKNVNNRLPVLEDYGLVEKIGPAERSGLYEITDRGGVALRCRDEYDSTADFEGLVERRLEANDSAGASTAMARGGDESQNDPDEQ from the coding sequence GTGAAACTGCGACAGCCAACAGACTTCCTGATACTGGAAGCATTACACGCCTACGGACGCAACGTCGCTCCGAACCTCGCTCACATCACCGGCAAGAGCCGAAAGAACGTCAACAATCGGTTACCCGTACTCGAAGATTACGGACTGGTCGAAAAGATCGGGCCAGCCGAGCGCTCGGGCCTGTACGAAATAACTGACCGTGGAGGTGTCGCCCTCCGGTGTCGCGACGAGTACGACTCGACTGCCGACTTCGAGGGATTGGTCGAGCGACGTCTGGAGGCGAACGACTCCGCGGGAGCCAGTACAGCGATGGCCCGTGGCGGGGACGAGTCCCAGAACGACCCTGACGAACAGTAA
- a CDS encoding RAD55 family ATPase: protein MTGRLDTGIDVLDRKLNGGIPPGSIIAFSASPASQSELLLYQLTAARGSLYLTSQRNDQAVRDAIESTSAPTGSPTVRDISGNEPLDQANRLIRALPEGANLIIDPVDALERREPSRYQNFLNDLQNHMVNTGSIAILHCLSGHSVPDNRDTTRHMADIVFDLTTTVRGTDVENRLSVPKFRGGQALTETIKLEMKDEVAIDTSRDIA, encoded by the coding sequence ATGACGGGGCGGCTGGATACGGGCATCGACGTTCTCGACAGGAAGCTCAACGGAGGTATTCCTCCGGGGAGCATTATTGCCTTCAGTGCCTCCCCGGCTAGCCAGTCGGAATTATTACTGTACCAACTGACTGCCGCGCGCGGGTCGCTCTATCTCACGAGCCAGCGAAACGATCAGGCCGTCAGGGATGCTATCGAATCGACCAGTGCCCCAACCGGTAGTCCAACGGTACGAGATATCAGCGGCAACGAACCGCTCGATCAGGCGAACCGACTGATCCGGGCGCTTCCAGAAGGTGCGAATCTCATCATCGATCCCGTCGACGCGCTCGAACGGCGGGAGCCAAGCCGCTATCAGAACTTCCTCAACGACCTGCAAAACCACATGGTAAACACGGGCAGTATCGCGATTCTTCATTGCCTCTCCGGTCATTCCGTCCCCGACAACCGAGATACGACACGTCATATGGCCGACATCGTGTTCGATCTGACGACGACAGTGAGAGGGACAGATGTCGAGAACAGGCTCTCGGTGCCGAAGTTCCGGGGCGGGCAAGCACTCACTGAGACGATCAAACTCGAAATGAAAGACGAGGTTGCGATCGACACGAGCCGGGATATCGCCTGA
- a CDS encoding MBL fold metallo-hydrolase produces the protein MRVTFLGTGSAMPTGDRYQSATVLQDDDRTLLVDCGAGALQRLQQSGVGYEAVSTVLLTHHHLDHVADLFPLLKARWLAGEEHLTVVGPRGTKALVDGLFEVHEYLDGRIDVSIREIASGDHEIAGFDVSAREVRHSKRTLAYRFGDRLTLSGDTEAFEGLADFADGSAVFVHDCSFPDDVDVDNHPTPTELGHVLSGHEYGRVYLTHLYPHTEGRHEEMLDAIAAQYEGEVRFAEDLTTVRVS, from the coding sequence ATGCGAGTGACCTTTCTCGGGACCGGCAGCGCGATGCCGACCGGCGATCGGTATCAATCGGCGACCGTCCTGCAGGACGACGACCGAACACTGCTCGTTGACTGTGGAGCGGGCGCGTTACAGCGGCTCCAACAGAGCGGCGTCGGTTACGAGGCAGTCTCGACCGTCCTGCTCACACACCACCACCTCGATCACGTTGCCGATCTTTTCCCGTTACTCAAAGCGCGGTGGCTCGCCGGTGAAGAGCATCTGACCGTCGTCGGCCCCCGCGGGACGAAAGCGCTGGTCGACGGTCTGTTCGAGGTCCACGAGTATCTCGACGGGCGGATCGACGTGAGTATCCGTGAAATCGCGTCCGGCGACCACGAGATCGCCGGCTTCGACGTGAGCGCACGCGAGGTCAGACACTCGAAGCGAACGCTCGCCTATCGGTTCGGCGACCGGCTCACGCTGAGCGGGGATACCGAGGCCTTCGAGGGGCTGGCCGACTTTGCGGATGGCTCGGCCGTGTTCGTCCACGACTGCTCGTTCCCGGACGACGTCGACGTCGACAACCATCCGACGCCGACCGAGCTGGGGCACGTCCTGTCGGGCCACGAGTACGGGCGCGTCTACCTGACGCATCTGTACCCACACACCGAGGGCCGCCACGAGGAGATGCTCGACGCGATCGCAGCACAGTACGAGGGCGAGGTCCGGTTCGCCGAGGACCTCACGACGGTTCGGGTCAGCTAG
- a CDS encoding DUF7503 family protein: MADSNHGKMESFLREHPRMIGVTFTILLALSQVGGAAAAAVRTID; encoded by the coding sequence ATGGCAGACAGCAATCACGGCAAGATGGAATCGTTCCTCAGAGAACACCCGCGGATGATCGGCGTCACGTTCACGATACTGCTGGCGCTCAGCCAGGTTGGTGGAGCGGCGGCGGCGGCAGTAAGAACGATCGACTAA
- a CDS encoding DUF7504 family protein, whose translation MADDEKLTSGRSTPVPSKQPGTSTLILETGDDIEYTERFAREHSVDDLLVLACGSDPAQVIERTERIDAEQKRLLTDARAAAERVGVHTAVEELSDPADLSTTGIAISSFLDDEGGTVVCFHSLTALLEAVETEQLFRFLHVLTSRVHAADAIGQFYLDPARTDDRTIYKLRSGFDTVVETDTVSRFSR comes from the coding sequence ATGGCCGACGACGAGAAATTAACTTCCGGACGATCCACCCCGGTCCCGTCCAAGCAACCGGGGACCAGCACGTTGATACTCGAAACCGGCGACGACATCGAGTACACCGAGCGATTTGCACGGGAACACTCGGTCGACGATCTGCTCGTCCTCGCCTGTGGCTCCGACCCTGCGCAGGTAATCGAGCGCACTGAACGGATCGACGCCGAGCAAAAGCGCCTCCTGACCGACGCCCGAGCAGCTGCCGAACGCGTGGGTGTCCACACGGCTGTCGAGGAGCTCTCCGACCCAGCGGACCTGAGCACCACGGGGATCGCGATCAGTTCGTTCCTCGACGACGAGGGGGGAACGGTCGTCTGTTTTCACTCGCTGACCGCACTGCTCGAAGCGGTCGAAACCGAACAGCTGTTCCGATTCCTGCACGTGCTCACCAGTCGAGTCCACGCGGCCGATGCGATCGGCCAGTTCTATCTCGACCCCGCCAGAACCGACGACCGGACGATCTACAAGCTCCGGAGCGGGTTCGATACCGTCGTCGAGACCGATACCGTCTCTCGCTTCTCCAGATAA
- the cyaB gene encoding class IV adenylate cyclase, protein MYEVELKVRADHETVLQRLDELDADRENHIQQEDTYYDAPHRDFTETDEALRIRRVSRPDDDYSVERVTYKGPLLEAESKSREEFETRVEDGDTMAEILQRLGFSPAATVTKERTEFAFDGYTITLDRVEGLGEFVEVETETESADIETAREGAWTVLDRLDLDPDEQIRTSYLGLLLADE, encoded by the coding sequence ATGTACGAGGTCGAACTGAAGGTCCGTGCTGACCACGAAACAGTCCTACAGCGGCTCGACGAACTGGACGCGGATCGGGAGAACCACATCCAGCAGGAAGACACCTACTACGATGCGCCCCACCGTGATTTCACTGAGACCGACGAGGCGCTCCGGATCCGGCGTGTCAGTCGTCCGGACGACGACTACTCTGTCGAGCGAGTGACCTACAAGGGACCGCTGCTCGAAGCCGAATCGAAGTCACGAGAGGAGTTCGAGACCCGCGTTGAGGACGGGGATACGATGGCCGAGATACTGCAACGGCTCGGTTTTTCGCCTGCGGCGACAGTCACCAAGGAACGAACCGAGTTCGCGTTCGACGGGTACACGATCACGCTGGATCGTGTCGAGGGCCTCGGCGAGTTCGTCGAGGTCGAAACGGAGACCGAGTCGGCAGATATCGAGACGGCGCGTGAAGGCGCGTGGACGGTTCTCGACCGACTGGATCTCGATCCCGACGAGCAGATCCGGACGTCCTACCTCGGACTATTGCTTGCCGATGAATAG
- a CDS encoding FKBP-type peptidyl-prolyl cis-trans isomerase, with amino-acid sequence MSDDQEAETESTEEETDGLADGDFVRIAYTARTVENGQLVDTTDAEVAEEEGVDDQQQSFEPRVIVLGEGHIFESVEEAIKGGEVGDEGEVVVPAEEAFGERDPDEVRTVSADKIPEDDRYPGAHVDLDGEHGHVEAIIGGRARVDFNHPLAGQDVEYEYELLDVVEDRVEQAKGLIGMYVDTDLEMWIETDEEEEEVVVESDDEEDDEDAEPETELQTVEKETLYIEATPQLSMNQQWMFSKQQIAGDVTQKLDLDRIIIQETLGEGAGMMGGMGGMMGGGMGGGDIEDALEDADVDADEIVEELENAEE; translated from the coding sequence ATGAGCGACGATCAAGAGGCAGAAACGGAATCGACCGAGGAAGAGACAGACGGACTCGCAGACGGCGACTTCGTCCGCATCGCCTACACCGCGCGCACCGTCGAGAACGGACAGCTTGTCGATACGACCGACGCCGAAGTCGCAGAAGAGGAAGGCGTCGACGACCAGCAACAGAGCTTCGAGCCGCGCGTCATCGTGCTCGGTGAGGGGCATATCTTCGAGAGCGTCGAGGAGGCGATCAAAGGCGGCGAGGTCGGCGACGAGGGCGAAGTCGTCGTCCCCGCAGAGGAAGCGTTCGGCGAACGCGACCCCGACGAGGTCCGTACCGTCAGCGCCGACAAGATCCCCGAGGACGATCGCTACCCCGGTGCTCACGTCGACCTCGACGGCGAGCACGGCCACGTCGAGGCCATTATCGGCGGTCGAGCCCGTGTCGACTTCAACCACCCACTCGCGGGTCAGGATGTCGAGTACGAGTACGAACTCCTCGACGTCGTCGAGGACCGCGTCGAGCAGGCGAAAGGCCTGATCGGCATGTACGTCGACACCGACCTCGAGATGTGGATCGAGACGGACGAAGAAGAGGAGGAAGTCGTCGTCGAGAGCGACGACGAGGAAGACGACGAGGACGCCGAGCCGGAAACGGAGCTCCAGACCGTCGAGAAAGAGACGCTGTACATCGAGGCGACGCCCCAGCTCTCGATGAACCAGCAGTGGATGTTCTCGAAACAGCAGATCGCGGGCGATGTCACCCAGAAACTCGACCTCGATCGCATCATCATTCAGGAGACCCTCGGTGAGGGTGCCGGTATGATGGGCGGTATGGGCGGTATGATGGGCGGCGGTATGGGCGGCGGCGACATCGAGGACGCGCTCGAAGACGCCGACGTCGACGCAGACGAGATCGTCGAAGAGCTCGAAAACGCAGAAGAGTAA
- a CDS encoding CHAT domain-containing protein has product MNIEFTALKSGGVEVVDSIERVHYTLDTPERLSIGDADTDRFRFPVDAAVKLRCERLTLPTVPATLVRDGSESVVAQVEHFSDESLPAGEYSIELSLPFKLYIHVDSAIEFSSDDEQLRIDFGSPTDVSIGARSKHEQPAGTITTTEQPRDIMPTVSALGSSLKTTSPERSLPTLRGHPPEIELGESLSIPEGIAAPETGIELQVPPTYEHVFPAAPLAYYLGATMRPGDEPRIVTGDDYTQELVPAPTYEESVARTLKQVFFLDCVTRTEGLYPVPLRERTRLEDRVELPFDRLYELSPADRLATYLDTVAYSDVDDLLPDWKLTTHVSPTPETIETLPYLINDLAIVRIADPREVSRSSVEDTGMGAYTRGADTRTATGQATDTTYVQIDEDDNAVEQAWIGDETPVGLSKAMPEAYRNRFDREPSSGDISITVVCNDDRMDRERGVVDEVYGSRDRLPFDVSMSHDLTTEELADVLAQPADFLHYIGHIEDGGFRCTDGHLDVNDLDSVAVDAFLLNACQSYQQGRALIEKGAIGGVVTLSDVVNSGAIRIGSTLARLLNSGFPLRAALQIAKGESIVGSQYLVIGDGGLAIAQAEGGTPTLVHLEKEGSEQYNISMIGFPTTSGGMGGMFAPNIEEVNSYTLNSGSSSLGNFDQSEVVDLLQLERMPVRLNNRLRWSSELSAELSEE; this is encoded by the coding sequence ATGAATATCGAATTCACAGCGCTCAAGAGTGGTGGGGTCGAAGTCGTCGACTCGATCGAGCGCGTCCACTACACGCTGGACACACCGGAACGGCTGTCGATCGGCGACGCCGATACCGACCGGTTTCGCTTTCCCGTCGACGCTGCCGTGAAGCTCCGCTGTGAGCGACTAACGCTTCCCACCGTCCCGGCGACGCTCGTACGGGACGGCTCCGAAAGCGTGGTCGCGCAGGTCGAGCACTTCTCGGACGAGTCGCTACCCGCGGGGGAGTACAGCATCGAACTGTCGCTCCCATTCAAACTATACATCCACGTCGATAGCGCGATCGAATTCAGTTCGGACGACGAGCAGTTACGGATCGACTTTGGGAGCCCGACCGACGTCTCGATCGGTGCCAGATCGAAACACGAACAGCCAGCAGGGACGATTACCACGACCGAACAGCCGAGGGATATCATGCCGACGGTGTCGGCGCTTGGTTCCTCGCTGAAAACCACCTCGCCGGAACGCTCCCTGCCGACGCTGCGTGGCCATCCTCCAGAGATCGAACTCGGGGAGAGCCTCTCGATTCCCGAGGGGATCGCCGCGCCGGAGACCGGTATCGAACTGCAGGTGCCGCCGACATACGAACACGTGTTCCCTGCCGCCCCGCTCGCGTACTATCTCGGCGCGACGATGCGACCGGGCGACGAGCCCCGCATCGTGACGGGCGACGACTACACACAGGAGCTCGTTCCGGCACCAACCTACGAGGAGAGCGTTGCTCGGACGCTCAAACAGGTGTTCTTCCTCGACTGTGTGACCCGTACCGAAGGCCTGTATCCGGTCCCGCTCCGGGAACGCACGCGACTCGAAGACCGGGTCGAGTTGCCGTTCGACCGGCTCTACGAACTCTCGCCAGCGGATCGCCTGGCGACGTATCTCGACACTGTGGCCTACAGCGACGTCGATGACCTCCTCCCCGACTGGAAGCTCACGACACACGTCTCGCCGACACCGGAGACGATCGAGACGCTGCCGTACCTGATCAACGACCTCGCAATCGTGCGGATCGCCGACCCACGGGAAGTATCGCGTTCCTCGGTCGAGGACACCGGCATGGGCGCGTACACCCGTGGTGCTGACACCCGAACCGCCACTGGGCAAGCCACCGACACCACGTACGTCCAGATAGACGAAGACGACAACGCAGTCGAGCAGGCCTGGATCGGCGACGAGACGCCAGTCGGCCTGAGCAAGGCGATGCCCGAAGCCTACCGCAACCGGTTCGACCGCGAGCCATCTAGCGGGGACATCTCGATTACCGTCGTCTGCAACGACGACCGGATGGACCGCGAGCGCGGCGTCGTCGACGAGGTGTACGGTTCACGCGACCGCCTACCGTTCGACGTCTCGATGAGCCACGACCTGACGACCGAGGAACTCGCGGACGTCCTCGCCCAGCCTGCCGACTTCCTCCATTACATCGGCCACATCGAGGACGGCGGCTTTCGCTGCACTGACGGGCACCTCGATGTGAACGATCTCGACAGCGTGGCCGTCGATGCGTTCCTGCTCAACGCCTGCCAGTCCTACCAGCAGGGCCGGGCGCTGATCGAAAAGGGTGCGATCGGCGGTGTCGTCACGCTGAGCGACGTCGTCAATTCCGGTGCAATCCGGATCGGTTCGACGCTCGCACGCTTGCTTAACTCCGGGTTCCCGCTTCGTGCGGCGTTACAGATCGCCAAAGGGGAAAGTATCGTCGGCAGCCAGTACCTCGTGATCGGTGATGGTGGATTAGCTATCGCGCAAGCGGAGGGGGGAACGCCGACACTTGTCCATCTTGAAAAAGAAGGCAGTGAACAATACAATATTTCGATGATTGGCTTCCCCACCACCTCTGGAGGGATGGGAGGTATGTTTGCACCAAATATTGAGGAAGTGAACAGTTATACGCTAAACTCAGGGTCATCGTCACTCGGTAATTTTGACCAGTCAGAAGTCGTAGATTTGCTTCAATTAGAGAGGATGCCTGTTAGACTTAATAATCGGTTACGATGGTCCTCTGAACTCAGTGCGGAGCTATCTGAGGAATGA